A single Xylella taiwanensis DNA region contains:
- the ndk gene encoding nucleoside-diphosphate kinase, whose translation MALERTLSIIKPDAVAKNVIGDIYSRFEKAGLKIVAAKYKQLSRCEAEGFYAVHRDRPFFNPLVEFMISGPVMIQVLEGDNAVVRHRELLGATNPKDAVPGTIRADFAESIEANAAHGSDSVENAAIEMAYFFAATEIILR comes from the coding sequence ATGGCGCTCGAGCGTACTCTTTCGATTATCAAGCCTGATGCTGTCGCGAAGAACGTGATTGGTGATATCTATAGCCGTTTTGAGAAAGCTGGTCTTAAGATCGTTGCTGCTAAGTATAAGCAGCTGTCGCGTTGTGAGGCCGAGGGTTTTTACGCTGTGCATCGTGACCGCCCGTTTTTCAACCCATTGGTTGAATTTATGATCTCAGGGCCAGTGATGATTCAGGTGTTGGAAGGTGATAATGCTGTGGTTCGCCATCGTGAATTGTTAGGAGCGACTAATCCGAAGGATGCCGTTCCAGGTACGATCCGGGCCGATTTTGCCGAGTCAATTGAAGCCAATGCTGCCCATGGTTCGGATTCGGTCGAGAATGCTGCGATTGAGATGGCTTACTTTTTTGCCGCTACCGAAATTATTTTGCGATGA
- the gap gene encoding type I glyceraldehyde-3-phosphate dehydrogenase produces MAIKVGINGFGRIGRNILRSAVQNFGSNIDIVAINDLLEPDYLAYMLQYDSVHGRFKGEIAIEGNDLILNGRKIRLTAERDPANLKWADVGAEIVIESTGLFLTQESAGKHVAAGAKKVIMSAPSKDDTPMFVYGVNHNSYNGEQIISNASCTTNCLAPLAKVIHDKWGIKRGLMTTVHAATATQKTVDGPSNKDWRGGRGILENIIPSSTGAAKAVGKVIPSLNGKLTGMSFRVPTSDVSVVDLTVQLDNPATYEAICTEVKEQSEGPLKGILSYTEHKVVATDFRGETCTCVFDAEAGIALDPTFVKLIAWYDNEWGYSNKCLEIAKVIAAK; encoded by the coding sequence ATGGCAATCAAGGTCGGTATCAATGGTTTCGGTCGTATTGGACGCAACATATTGCGCTCGGCAGTGCAAAACTTCGGTAGCAACATCGATATCGTGGCCATCAATGATCTGCTCGAGCCAGATTATTTGGCATACATGCTGCAATACGACTCGGTGCATGGACGCTTCAAAGGAGAGATCGCAATTGAGGGCAATGACCTCATCCTCAACGGCAGAAAGATACGCCTGACTGCCGAACGTGACCCGGCCAATCTTAAATGGGCTGATGTTGGTGCCGAAATAGTTATCGAATCCACCGGACTATTCCTAACCCAGGAAAGTGCCGGAAAGCATGTGGCCGCTGGTGCCAAGAAAGTCATTATGTCAGCACCTTCCAAGGACGACACGCCTATGTTCGTGTACGGCGTCAATCACAACAGCTACAATGGCGAGCAAATTATATCGAATGCTTCATGCACTACCAACTGCTTAGCGCCATTAGCAAAAGTGATCCACGATAAATGGGGCATTAAGCGCGGTTTAATGACCACCGTACATGCCGCCACTGCTACACAAAAGACAGTCGACGGGCCGTCCAATAAAGACTGGCGCGGTGGCCGCGGTATTCTTGAGAACATCATCCCATCTTCGACTGGCGCAGCAAAGGCTGTTGGAAAAGTGATACCGTCACTCAACGGAAAACTAACCGGCATGAGTTTCCGCGTACCAACCTCAGATGTTTCTGTGGTGGACTTGACTGTCCAGTTAGACAACCCAGCTACCTACGAAGCAATCTGTACAGAGGTGAAGGAGCAAAGTGAGGGTCCGCTGAAAGGCATCCTGAGCTATACCGAACACAAAGTGGTTGCCACCGACTTCCGTGGTGAAACCTGTACCTGTGTATTCGATGCCGAAGCTGGGATTGCACTAGATCCGACCTTTGTCAAACTCATCGCTTGGTACGACAACGAATGGGGTTACTCAAACAAATGCTTGGAAATCGCCAAGGTCATTGCGGCTAAATAA
- a CDS encoding adenylosuccinate synthase, protein MGQSVVVLGAQWGDEGKGKIVDLLTEEIGAVVRFQGGHNAGHTLVINGKKTVLHLIPSGILREGVLCLIGNGVVISPAALREEIEGLEETGLEVCSRLKISPAAPLIMEYHIALDQAREKAAGGRAIGTTGRGIGPAYEDKIGRRGIRVADLHYPDQLEQKLRAALDYHNFVLTKYFGVDAVDFQRIYDEVLLFGEYVEPMKSDVAGILHDLRKQGKRVLFEGAQGTLLDIDHGTYPYVTSSNTTVGGALNGAGVGVQGIDYVLGIAKAYATRVGGGPFPTELDDEIGQGIRDRGVEYGASTGRPRRCGWMDIVALKRAVAINGITGLCITKLDVLDGMDKLKVCIAYEYHDKRSEYAPLDVQGWEECTPVYLEFPGWNENTHGITAWDKLPPAARAYLRALEELAGCPIGIVSTGPDREHTIMLQDPFA, encoded by the coding sequence ATGGGTCAGTCAGTTGTCGTGCTCGGTGCCCAGTGGGGCGATGAAGGTAAGGGCAAGATCGTCGACCTTCTCACCGAGGAAATTGGCGCGGTTGTGCGCTTTCAGGGAGGTCACAATGCTGGTCACACTTTAGTTATCAACGGTAAGAAGACTGTTTTGCATCTTATTCCATCTGGAATCCTGCGAGAGGGTGTGCTATGCCTGATTGGTAACGGTGTAGTCATCTCGCCAGCCGCATTGCGAGAGGAGATCGAGGGGCTGGAAGAGACCGGTTTGGAGGTATGCTCCCGTTTGAAGATTTCGCCCGCTGCGCCGTTGATCATGGAATATCACATTGCCCTGGATCAAGCACGTGAGAAGGCTGCTGGTGGCAGGGCGATTGGTACTACCGGTCGCGGTATTGGGCCGGCGTACGAGGACAAGATCGGTCGCCGTGGTATTCGTGTGGCTGATCTTCATTACCCAGATCAATTGGAGCAGAAGCTACGTGCTGCGCTGGACTATCACAATTTTGTGTTGACTAAATATTTCGGTGTGGATGCGGTGGACTTTCAGCGGATCTATGACGAGGTGTTATTGTTTGGGGAATACGTCGAGCCGATGAAGTCGGATGTTGCGGGCATCCTCCATGACCTGCGCAAGCAAGGCAAGCGTGTGCTTTTTGAGGGTGCTCAGGGCACATTGCTGGACATTGATCACGGCACCTATCCGTACGTGACCAGCTCCAACACGACGGTTGGTGGTGCCCTCAATGGCGCTGGTGTTGGTGTGCAGGGTATTGACTATGTGTTGGGCATTGCTAAGGCTTATGCCACTCGTGTCGGTGGGGGGCCATTTCCTACCGAGTTGGATGATGAGATCGGCCAGGGTATCCGAGATCGTGGGGTCGAGTACGGTGCTTCTACCGGTCGTCCGCGCCGCTGTGGTTGGATGGACATTGTTGCACTCAAGCGTGCGGTTGCCATCAATGGTATTACCGGTTTGTGTATCACCAAACTGGATGTTCTGGATGGAATGGATAAGCTTAAGGTCTGTATTGCCTATGAGTACCACGATAAACGTAGTGAATACGCTCCGTTAGATGTACAGGGTTGGGAGGAATGCACCCCGGTGTACTTGGAATTCCCAGGCTGGAACGAGAACACTCATGGCATTACTGCGTGGGACAAACTTCCTCCAGCGGCCCGTGCTTACCTGCGTGCATTGGAAGAGCTCGCTGGTTGTCCGATTGGTATTGTGAGCACCGGCCCGGATCGTGAGCATACGATTATGTTGCAAGATCCTTTTGCTTGA
- a CDS encoding DUF2065 domain-containing protein produces the protein MVSNHIRVFMYDLFVALSLVAVLEGLFLFAAPGLWKRLATQLLDLPLVQLRLSGVFVLSIGLLVLWWLRH, from the coding sequence ATGGTTTCTAACCACATCCGTGTTTTTATGTACGACCTGTTTGTTGCCTTGAGTCTTGTTGCTGTTTTGGAAGGTTTGTTCTTGTTTGCCGCGCCCGGTTTGTGGAAACGTCTGGCCACGCAGTTGTTGGATCTCCCTTTGGTTCAGTTGCGACTGTCCGGCGTGTTCGTACTTAGTATCGGATTACTTGTGTTGTGGTGGTTACGTCACTAA
- the hflC gene encoding protease modulator HflC, translated as MKNSLWIVVTVVFFLGLFSSTFVVREDQTAMVINLGRVVRYDLEPGLHFKIPLVESVRVFDRRFKVMATEPARYFTAEQKDVSVDFFAIGYIDDVRSFYRATGGDESQATARLAPIITDSLRNQINSRTLQELVSGDRSELIAGQLKSINAATKGLGVHIVDLRIKQIELPVDSQVISDVYERMRAQRKQEAAKLRAEGEERSLSIRAQADRESTVLIADAERDAQKLRGEGDAEAARVYGHAGAADPAFYGFYRSLEAYRNGMADGNGVIVLDKNDPFLQYFKNDH; from the coding sequence ATGAAGAATTCCTTATGGATTGTTGTTACGGTTGTGTTCTTTCTTGGTTTGTTCAGCTCGACCTTTGTGGTGCGCGAGGATCAGACTGCGATGGTCATCAATCTCGGTCGTGTGGTGCGTTATGACTTGGAGCCAGGTTTACATTTCAAAATCCCGCTGGTTGAGTCGGTGCGCGTGTTTGATCGTCGTTTCAAGGTGATGGCCACTGAGCCCGCACGTTACTTCACCGCTGAACAGAAGGATGTCAGTGTCGATTTCTTCGCGATTGGCTACATTGATGATGTGCGTTCCTTTTACCGTGCGACCGGTGGCGACGAGTCTCAGGCGACCGCCCGTTTGGCACCTATCATCACTGACTCACTGCGTAACCAAATTAACTCGCGCACCTTGCAGGAGTTGGTTTCTGGCGATCGTAGCGAGTTGATTGCTGGTCAATTGAAAAGCATTAATGCAGCCACTAAAGGTTTAGGTGTGCATATTGTTGACCTCCGCATCAAGCAGATTGAGTTGCCAGTTGACAGTCAGGTGATCAGCGACGTCTACGAACGTATGCGTGCCCAGCGTAAGCAAGAGGCTGCCAAGCTGCGTGCTGAGGGTGAGGAGCGGTCATTGAGCATTCGTGCCCAGGCCGATCGGGAGTCCACTGTGTTGATCGCTGATGCCGAGCGCGATGCCCAGAAGTTGCGCGGTGAAGGTGATGCCGAGGCTGCGCGTGTCTACGGTCACGCTGGTGCTGCTGACCCTGCATTCTACGGGTTTTACCGCAGTCTGGAGGCTTACCGAAACGGTATGGCTGATGGCAATGGTGTCATCGTACTCGACAAGAACGATCCGTTCTTGCAGTACTTCAAGAACGATCATTGA